In the Staphylococcus sp. IVB6240 genome, one interval contains:
- the treC gene encoding alpha,alpha-phosphotrehalase yields the protein MKKQDWKKSVVYQIYPKSFNDTTGNGEGDLRGIIDKLDYLQFLGVDYLWLTPIYDSPMNDNGYDISNYYEINEQFGTKADLRELLDAAHTRGLKVILDIVINHTSTEHEWFKAARQSKESPYRDYYFFKDSQDGPPTNWMSKFGGNAWQYDEQTEEYYLHLFDVTQADLNWENANVRKELYSILNYWIDFGVDGFRFDVINLISKGAFEDSEAIGKEFYTDGPRVHEYIHEMNRETFGDKDFMTVGEMSSTTIDHCIQYTHPERQELHSVFNFHHLKVDYKDGGKWTNQKFDLQQLKTILMEWQTGIYEGGGWNAIFWCNHDQPRVVSRFGTDLDEGLRQRSAKTLAIVLHLLQGTPYIYQGEEIGMTDPHFTSIKQYRDVESLNAYQALVEQGYDEQEILTILGQKSRDNSRTPMQWSAELHAGFTTGTPWIDVSPNYETINVEAALEDQNSIFYMYKQLIALRHTHDIVTYGNIVPRYMDHEQLFVYERNYKEQTWLVVANMTDQPVKLPDDIERNGEVIVENGDVTDGYLEPYAAYVLSIESK from the coding sequence ATGAAAAAACAAGATTGGAAAAAGTCTGTTGTCTATCAGATTTATCCCAAGTCATTCAATGATACAACAGGAAATGGTGAGGGCGATTTACGTGGTATTATCGACAAGTTGGATTATTTACAGTTTTTAGGTGTCGATTATTTATGGCTAACACCTATTTATGATTCACCAATGAATGATAATGGCTATGATATCAGCAACTATTATGAAATCAACGAGCAATTTGGTACGAAAGCAGATTTGCGTGAACTTCTTGATGCGGCACATACACGTGGTCTCAAAGTGATTTTGGATATTGTCATTAACCATACATCGACAGAACACGAGTGGTTCAAAGCGGCTCGTCAGTCTAAAGAGAGTCCGTACCGTGATTATTACTTTTTTAAAGATTCTCAAGACGGTCCTCCAACTAATTGGATGTCGAAGTTTGGTGGGAATGCTTGGCAATATGATGAGCAAACAGAAGAATACTACTTGCATTTATTCGATGTCACGCAAGCTGATTTAAATTGGGAGAATGCAAATGTACGTAAAGAATTGTACAGCATCTTAAACTATTGGATTGATTTTGGTGTGGATGGATTTCGCTTTGATGTGATTAATTTAATCTCTAAAGGTGCATTTGAAGATTCAGAGGCAATTGGTAAAGAATTTTATACCGATGGGCCACGTGTCCATGAATATATTCACGAAATGAACCGTGAAACGTTTGGTGATAAGGACTTTATGACAGTAGGGGAAATGTCGTCTACAACAATTGATCATTGTATTCAATACACGCATCCAGAGAGACAAGAGCTACATAGTGTTTTTAACTTCCATCATCTTAAAGTGGATTATAAAGATGGGGGAAAGTGGACGAATCAAAAGTTTGATTTACAGCAGTTGAAAACAATTTTGATGGAGTGGCAGACAGGTATTTATGAAGGTGGCGGTTGGAATGCAATATTTTGGTGTAACCATGATCAGCCACGTGTCGTATCTCGCTTTGGGACAGATTTAGATGAGGGATTAAGACAACGTAGTGCGAAAACACTTGCGATTGTGCTACATTTATTGCAAGGAACACCGTATATTTATCAAGGTGAAGAAATTGGGATGACAGACCCTCACTTTACATCCATCAAACAGTACCGAGATGTTGAATCATTAAATGCGTATCAAGCACTTGTAGAACAGGGGTATGATGAACAAGAAATTTTAACCATTCTTGGTCAGAAATCTCGTGATAACTCTCGCACACCGATGCAATGGTCTGCAGAGTTGCATGCCGGCTTTACAACGGGAACACCCTGGATTGATGTGTCACCAAACTATGAAACCATTAATGTTGAAGCGGCATTGGAAGACCAGAATTCCATTTTTTATATGTATAAACAATTAATTGCGTTACGTCATACACATGATATTGTGACGTATGGTAATATCGTGCCGCGTTATATGGATCATGAACAGCTTTTTGTATACGAACGAAACTATAAAGAACAGACATGGCTTGTTGTAGCAAATATGACAGATCAGCCTGTGAAGTTACCGGATGATATTGAGCGAAATGGTGAAGTGATTGTTGAGAATGGGGATGTCACGGATGGGTACCTCGAACCTTATGCGGCATATGTTCTGTCTATAGAATCAAAGTAA
- the dnaX gene encoding DNA polymerase III subunit gamma/tau: MDYQALYRMFRPQSFEDVVGQEHVTKTLKNAIAKGKQSHAYIFSGPRGTGKTSIAKIFAKAINCETNHDGEPCNTCAICKGITLGTNSDVIEIDAASNNGVDEIRNIRDKVKYAPSESRYKVYIIDEVHMLTTGAFNALLKTLEEPPAHAIFILATTEPHKIPPTIISRAQRFDFKAINQSQIVSRLKYVAETQEIGYDEAALDFIAKVSEGGMRDALSIMDQAIAFGDDHLTLQDALDVTGSLAGADLNLLMKDIVKGNVHAAFERYHTFVSQGKEVNRLINDMIYFVRDTIMAKTTGATMEYDALSGLELNVLYQIIDVINDTLVSIRFSVNQNVHFEVLLVKLSEMIKANVGSGADATAIQTPTQTDSALLARLDQLESELKTLKSQGPSRQAPPKAQPMKRRNGTATYSVERIAKVLDNANKEDIASIKARWLDVIQYAKDREQKALVSLLQNSEPVAASEDKVLIKFEEEIHCEILQKDEEKRQSVEKVVKDIINKSVEVVGVPADKWMQVRSDYIEGLKRNSNEQPTQTQAKASQTQPSAVQAAKDIFGADIVHEVDSET; encoded by the coding sequence GTGGATTATCAAGCGCTATATCGTATGTTTCGACCACAAAGTTTTGAAGATGTTGTCGGTCAGGAACATGTGACGAAAACATTAAAAAACGCCATTGCAAAAGGGAAACAATCACATGCATATATTTTCAGCGGTCCTCGTGGAACAGGTAAGACGAGTATTGCGAAGATATTTGCGAAGGCCATCAACTGTGAAACGAATCATGATGGTGAGCCATGCAATACGTGTGCCATTTGTAAAGGTATCACACTCGGGACGAACTCGGATGTCATTGAGATAGATGCTGCGAGTAATAATGGCGTCGATGAGATACGGAACATTCGTGATAAAGTTAAATATGCACCAAGTGAGTCGCGATATAAAGTGTATATCATTGATGAGGTGCATATGCTAACAACAGGTGCATTTAATGCGTTGTTAAAAACGCTTGAAGAACCACCTGCACATGCCATTTTTATTTTGGCAACAACAGAACCACATAAAATTCCACCAACGATTATTTCACGTGCACAACGTTTTGACTTCAAAGCGATTAATCAGTCGCAAATTGTATCTAGACTTAAATACGTTGCAGAAACACAAGAGATTGGTTATGACGAAGCGGCACTCGACTTCATTGCTAAAGTCTCAGAAGGTGGGATGCGTGATGCACTAAGTATCATGGACCAAGCTATCGCATTTGGTGATGATCATTTAACGCTACAAGATGCGTTGGATGTGACAGGTAGCTTAGCGGGTGCAGATCTGAACCTATTAATGAAGGACATTGTCAAAGGGAATGTCCACGCTGCGTTTGAACGATATCATACATTTGTGAGTCAAGGTAAAGAAGTGAACCGACTGATTAATGATATGATTTATTTCGTTCGAGATACCATTATGGCTAAGACAACGGGTGCCACAATGGAGTATGATGCGCTCAGTGGGTTAGAACTCAATGTGCTATATCAAATAATCGATGTCATTAACGACACGCTCGTATCTATACGCTTCAGTGTGAACCAAAATGTGCACTTTGAAGTATTGCTTGTGAAATTATCTGAAATGATTAAGGCGAATGTAGGTTCAGGAGCCGACGCTACAGCAATACAAACACCTACACAGACAGATTCAGCACTATTAGCACGTTTAGATCAATTGGAATCAGAACTTAAGACACTTAAATCGCAAGGACCAAGTCGACAAGCACCTCCAAAAGCACAACCAATGAAACGTCGTAATGGTACTGCGACTTACTCAGTAGAACGTATCGCTAAAGTATTAGACAATGCGAATAAAGAAGATATTGCTAGTATCAAAGCACGATGGCTCGATGTGATTCAATATGCTAAGGACCGAGAACAAAAAGCATTGGTTAGTCTGCTACAAAATTCAGAGCCAGTCGCAGCTAGTGAAGATAAAGTGCTTATTAAATTTGAAGAAGAAATTCATTGTGAAATCCTGCAAAAAGATGAAGAGAAGCGTCAAAGTGTAGAAAAAGTCGTGAAAGATATCATCAATAAGTCTGTAGAAGTCGTCGGTGTTCCGGCTGATAAATGGATGCAAGTACGCAGTGATTATATAGAAGGCTTGAAACGCAATAGCAATGAACAACCTACACAAACACAGGCAAAAGCATCACAGACGCAACCAAGTGCTGTGCAAGCAGCGAAAGATATTTTTGGAGCAGACATTGTTCATGAAGTGGATAGCGAAACATGA
- the treP gene encoding PTS system trehalose-specific EIIBC component — MAVKRTDVQDIIEAVGGAENVQSVTHCVTRLRLVLHDDGQVDKERLSDNALVKGQFKADNQYQIVIGPGTVDEVYKVFVSETGAEAVSKDEAKAQAAKKGNPLQRLIKLLGDVFIPILPAIVTAGLLLGINNVLTMNWTKGAPSIVERFPEIADVANIINVIATTAFIFLPALVGWSAMRVFGGSPVLGIVLGLVLMHPQLLSQYEIGTADEIPKWHILGLAIEQLNYQGQVLPVLIAAYVLAQIEKGMNKITPDSIKLLVVAPVALLVTGFLAFLVIGPAALWIGKGITVAITTLFESAGWLGGAIYGLFYAPLVITGLHHMFLAVDFQLMGSELQGTYLWPILAQSNIAQGSAALGAWYIFKKRKMAKEQGLAATSSLSGFLGVTEPAMFGVNLPLKYPFFACIITTMMTGALIGGAGVLGKVGVGGVPAIISINREFWGIFAIATIISMIVPAILTVIFSKFSREKTKKMVDKSEEI, encoded by the coding sequence ATGGCAGTTAAGCGAACGGATGTACAGGATATTATCGAAGCTGTTGGTGGTGCAGAAAATGTACAATCTGTGACGCATTGTGTGACGCGTCTCAGATTGGTCTTACATGATGATGGTCAAGTGGATAAAGAGAGATTGAGTGATAATGCATTGGTCAAAGGACAATTCAAGGCGGATAATCAGTATCAAATTGTGATTGGTCCAGGTACAGTGGATGAGGTATATAAAGTCTTTGTCAGTGAAACAGGTGCTGAAGCGGTATCTAAAGATGAAGCAAAAGCACAAGCTGCGAAGAAAGGGAATCCGTTACAGCGTTTAATTAAGTTGCTAGGTGATGTCTTCATTCCTATTTTGCCAGCAATCGTTACAGCAGGTCTGTTATTGGGGATTAATAACGTACTAACAATGAATTGGACAAAAGGTGCGCCATCGATTGTTGAACGTTTTCCAGAAATTGCAGATGTTGCGAACATCATTAACGTGATTGCGACAACAGCATTTATCTTCTTACCTGCTTTAGTGGGTTGGAGTGCGATGCGTGTATTTGGTGGTAGTCCAGTATTGGGGATTGTATTAGGCCTTGTCTTAATGCATCCACAACTGTTATCACAATATGAAATCGGAACAGCAGACGAAATTCCAAAGTGGCATATTTTGGGTCTTGCGATTGAACAATTGAACTATCAAGGTCAAGTATTGCCAGTATTAATTGCTGCTTACGTCCTTGCTCAAATTGAAAAAGGTATGAACAAAATTACACCTGATTCAATCAAATTATTGGTTGTAGCGCCGGTAGCTCTTTTAGTGACTGGGTTCTTGGCATTCTTAGTCATTGGACCAGCTGCTTTATGGATTGGTAAAGGAATTACTGTTGCCATCACAACATTATTTGAAAGTGCCGGTTGGCTCGGCGGAGCGATTTACGGTCTTTTCTATGCACCATTAGTAATTACAGGATTACATCATATGTTCTTAGCAGTGGACTTCCAATTAATGGGTAGTGAGTTACAAGGAACATATTTATGGCCGATCTTAGCACAATCTAATATTGCGCAAGGTTCAGCTGCGTTAGGTGCTTGGTATATTTTCAAAAAGCGTAAAATGGCAAAAGAACAAGGTTTGGCAGCAACTTCAAGTTTATCAGGTTTTTTAGGTGTAACAGAACCAGCGATGTTTGGTGTTAACTTGCCATTGAAATATCCATTCTTTGCCTGTATCATTACAACGATGATGACAGGTGCATTGATTGGCGGAGCTGGCGTACTTGGTAAAGTCGGTGTTGGCGGTGTACCAGCGATTATCTCGATCAATCGTGAATTCTGGGGTATCTTTGCGATTGCAACAATTATTTCGATGATCGTGCCAGCTATCTTAACAGTGATCTTTTCTAAGTTCAGTCGAGAGAAGACGAAAAAGATGGTCGATAAGTCTGAAGAAATTTAA
- the recR gene encoding recombination mediator RecR: MHYPQPISKLIDSFMKLPGIGPKTAQRLAFHVLEMKEDDVVQFAKALVDVKRELTYCSTCGHITEQDPCYICEDKQRDRSIICVVEDDKDVIAMEKMKEYKGLYHVLHGTISPMDGIGPEDINIPALVERLKDEGVQELILAMNPNLEGESTAMYLSRLVKPLGIRVTRLAQGLSVGGDLEYADEVTLSKAISGRTEM, translated from the coding sequence ATGCATTATCCACAACCGATATCAAAGCTGATCGACAGCTTTATGAAATTGCCAGGCATTGGTCCTAAGACGGCTCAACGTCTGGCTTTTCATGTATTAGAGATGAAAGAAGACGATGTTGTACAGTTTGCTAAAGCATTAGTGGATGTGAAGCGAGAACTGACTTATTGTAGTACATGTGGTCACATTACGGAACAAGACCCATGCTACATTTGTGAAGACAAGCAGCGTGATCGATCTATCATCTGTGTCGTTGAAGATGATAAAGATGTGATTGCGATGGAAAAAATGAAAGAATATAAAGGGCTTTATCACGTACTACACGGAACAATCTCTCCAATGGATGGTATTGGTCCGGAAGATATCAACATTCCGGCACTTGTAGAGCGTTTGAAAGATGAAGGTGTACAGGAGCTCATACTAGCCATGAACCCTAACTTAGAGGGAGAGTCTACGGCAATGTATCTTTCTAGGCTTGTGAAACCATTGGGTATTCGTGTGACGCGTCTTGCGCAAGGATTGTCTGTTGGTGGCGATTTAGAGTATGCAGATGAAGTGACTTTATCAAAAGCTATTTCAGGACGAACAGAAATGTAA
- a CDS encoding N-acetyltransferase: MSIFISTLTEMDYEPSLEMIKEAFKDVPESEKNEAQLIKGLRMAPDYRYELEVIAKTADDEIIGHAMCSEVTIQSKDESYVALALAPLSVTQVYQNKGIGKALVQALEERAYAQEYTTIVVVGYPEFYAQMDYEVAAEHQITVPFEAPNEAVRVKFLWDSLEDPPHGEVQYPEHFFNI, encoded by the coding sequence ATGTCGATTTTTATTAGTACACTGACAGAGATGGATTACGAGCCATCTTTAGAAATGATTAAGGAAGCTTTTAAAGATGTACCTGAATCTGAAAAAAATGAAGCACAACTTATTAAAGGTTTGCGTATGGCACCAGATTATCGTTATGAATTAGAAGTGATTGCGAAAACAGCAGATGATGAGATCATAGGGCATGCGATGTGTAGTGAAGTCACAATACAAAGTAAAGATGAATCATATGTTGCACTTGCATTAGCGCCACTCTCTGTAACACAGGTATATCAAAATAAAGGTATTGGCAAAGCATTGGTACAAGCTTTGGAAGAGCGTGCATATGCGCAAGAGTACACAACAATTGTAGTCGTGGGGTATCCTGAATTCTATGCGCAAATGGATTATGAAGTGGCAGCTGAGCATCAGATTACTGTTCCTTTTGAAGCGCCAAATGAAGCGGTACGTGTGAAGTTTTTATGGGATTCCTTAGAAGATCCACCACACGGAGAAGTTCAGTATCCAGAACATTTTTTTAATATATAA
- the treR gene encoding trehalose operon repressor encodes MTKQNKFRLIYEEMRKDIIDGTYTYGTRLPSEPQLVKQYNVSRETVRKSLDMLVSDGMIQKIRGKGSVVIYQGVTEFPFADLVSYKEVQQRQGKEHHTVLHTFEKILAGDVPTVQQALNASINTPLWHIIRHRKMEGHAKIIDEDYLLYDLFPDLLESHLLDSLYTYVEQVKGYDISFSSKSITFEPFGAAEYEAFGDVTPNYTATVRGIVHFRDTTKFQYNISKHLATEFCFVDFSRRQK; translated from the coding sequence ATGACAAAGCAAAATAAATTTAGACTTATATATGAAGAAATGCGAAAAGATATCATTGATGGGACGTATACTTATGGTACACGGCTACCATCAGAACCTCAGTTAGTGAAACAATACAATGTGTCACGTGAAACAGTCCGAAAAAGTTTGGACATGTTAGTGTCTGATGGCATGATACAAAAAATACGTGGTAAAGGATCTGTTGTTATTTATCAAGGTGTGACAGAATTTCCTTTCGCAGATTTAGTGAGTTATAAAGAAGTACAACAACGCCAAGGAAAAGAACATCATACGGTATTGCATACATTTGAAAAAATCCTTGCGGGTGATGTGCCGACAGTCCAACAAGCACTCAATGCTTCTATTAACACACCTTTGTGGCACATTATTCGTCATCGAAAAATGGAAGGTCATGCTAAAATCATTGATGAAGACTACTTGCTGTATGACTTATTTCCCGACTTGTTAGAAAGTCATTTATTAGATTCTTTATATACGTATGTTGAACAAGTGAAGGGTTATGATATTAGTTTTTCAAGCAAGTCTATTACATTTGAGCCATTTGGTGCAGCGGAATATGAAGCGTTTGGAGATGTGACACCGAACTACACGGCAACAGTGAGAGGTATTGTACATTTTAGAGATACGACTAAGTTTCAATACAATATTTCTAAGCACTTGGCAACGGAGTTTTGCTTTGTTGATTTTTCACGACGACAAAAATAA
- a CDS encoding L-lactate permease, which yields MNALLMLVALSAVIVPFTCLVVLRMSALVGMTISAVVVTILGYFVWGIDGGVIAASFLQGVHKTLTIILILFGALALLNTLRETNAVARINAGFQNVSHDMRVQVIIVAFLFGSLIEGASGFGTPAMVTAPLMVALGFKPLTSVVTALIADSVSVSFGAVGTPILVGLSTLKDADEALFSMTALRVTAIDLLSGVFIPLVIVATMVIFFGKGNRLKSVLEIVPWTLLIGIVYVVMAWIYAMLTGPEFVSILTPLTVLVVAVFTARKGILIPKTIWQDALEDGYEVTTVTGKHEMSLLSAWSPYLIVVVLLLLTRVVAPVKDFTTSVFNLSWNEILGYESISSSWELLYSPGTILLLSAFLAVLIQRKSMRNFTKACRDSIKTIRITTITLIATLAMVHVFSNSGLNANELMSMPEFIADGMAHAFGDVWLVIAPFLGALGSFITGSATVSTLTFSPIQANIAQAIGADVYTVLGAQVIGAAAGNMICVHNVVAVCAVVNMPGKEGSVISKTLGPAMLYCILVGISTLIMATLFF from the coding sequence ATGAATGCCTTATTAATGCTTGTAGCGTTAAGTGCAGTAATCGTTCCATTTACATGTTTAGTAGTGCTACGTATGTCAGCACTCGTTGGGATGACGATTAGCGCAGTCGTTGTCACAATTTTAGGTTACTTTGTTTGGGGAATTGATGGCGGTGTGATCGCTGCGTCATTCTTACAAGGTGTACATAAAACATTAACGATTATTTTGATTTTATTCGGTGCTTTAGCGTTACTTAACACGTTGCGCGAAACAAATGCGGTTGCACGTATCAATGCGGGGTTCCAAAATGTATCACATGATATGCGTGTACAAGTCATTATTGTAGCGTTTCTATTCGGTTCGCTAATTGAAGGTGCGTCAGGATTTGGGACACCTGCAATGGTAACAGCGCCACTAATGGTTGCACTTGGGTTCAAACCATTGACGAGTGTTGTGACAGCGCTGATTGCGGATAGTGTGTCAGTATCATTCGGTGCAGTCGGAACACCGATTTTAGTAGGACTTAGTACATTAAAAGATGCGGATGAAGCATTGTTCAGCATGACAGCATTACGCGTCACAGCAATTGATTTATTAAGTGGTGTATTTATTCCACTTGTGATTGTCGCAACAATGGTAATCTTCTTCGGAAAAGGTAATCGATTGAAGTCAGTGTTAGAAATTGTGCCTTGGACATTACTTATTGGTATTGTTTATGTCGTAATGGCATGGATTTATGCGATGCTAACAGGTCCAGAATTTGTATCGATTTTAACACCATTAACAGTACTTGTTGTGGCAGTATTTACTGCGAGAAAAGGTATCTTAATACCTAAAACAATTTGGCAAGATGCACTTGAAGATGGATATGAAGTAACAACTGTGACAGGAAAACATGAGATGAGCTTGTTATCTGCATGGTCTCCTTACCTTATCGTTGTAGTACTTCTATTATTAACACGTGTCGTTGCACCGGTTAAAGACTTTACAACATCTGTTTTCAATCTTTCATGGAATGAGATTTTAGGATATGAAAGTATTTCTTCTAGTTGGGAATTACTGTATTCGCCGGGTACGATTTTATTGTTATCTGCATTCTTAGCTGTACTTATCCAACGCAAATCAATGAGAAACTTTACAAAAGCTTGTCGTGATTCCATTAAAACAATTCGTATTACTACAATTACATTGATTGCAACATTAGCAATGGTACACGTATTCAGCAACTCTGGATTAAATGCCAATGAATTAATGAGTATGCCTGAATTTATCGCCGATGGTATGGCACATGCATTTGGTGATGTATGGCTTGTCATTGCACCATTCTTAGGTGCGCTTGGTTCGTTCATTACAGGTAGTGCGACTGTATCGACATTAACTTTCTCACCAATTCAAGCGAATATCGCACAAGCAATTGGCGCAGATGTGTATACAGTACTTGGCGCACAAGTCATTGGTGCTGCAGCAGGGAATATGATCTGTGTGCATAACGTAGTCGCAGTATGTGCTGTCGTGAATATGCCGGGTAAAGAAGGTAGCGTTATTAGTAAGACACTCGGACCAGCAATGTTGTACTGTATCTTAGTGGGTATTAGTACATTGATTATGGCAACGCTTTTCTTCTAA
- the lqo gene encoding L-lactate dehydrogenase (quinone), whose amino-acid sequence MTSKHSKDIIIIGAGVLSTTFGSMIKDLEPDWNIKLYERLDQPGEESSNENHNAGTGHAALCELNYTVQQPDGSIDIEKAKSINEEFEISKQFWSYLVKSKNIDTPRDFINPLPHISFVRGVNNVKFLKARYEAMKQFPMFDNIEYTEDIEVMRKWMPLMMKGRSASDVMAASKIDEGTDVNFGELTRKMARSIEKHPNAAVHYNHEVTNFHRREDGKWEVKVRNRKTGNVQTEIADVIFIGAGGGAIPLLQKTGIPESKNLGGFPITGQFLACTNPSVIEEHGVKVYGKEPPGTPPMTVPHLDTRYIDGKKTILFGPFASVGPKFLKNGSNLDLFKSVKPYNITTLLASAAKNLPLLKYSFDQILMTKEGCMNHLRTFVPEARDEDWELYTAGKRVQVIKDTEEYGKGFIQFGTEVVNSEDHTVIALLGESPGASTSVSVALEVIERNFPEELSAWKAKIQKMIPSYGKSLIDDEALMRKTREQTSKDLELNYYE is encoded by the coding sequence ATGACAAGCAAACACAGCAAAGATATTATTATTATTGGAGCAGGTGTACTAAGCACAACGTTCGGTTCAATGATCAAAGACCTTGAGCCCGACTGGAATATTAAGCTTTACGAGCGATTAGATCAGCCAGGTGAAGAAAGTTCAAACGAGAACCATAACGCAGGTACTGGACATGCTGCACTTTGCGAGCTTAACTACACAGTACAACAACCTGATGGCTCTATTGATATCGAAAAAGCGAAAAGTATCAATGAAGAGTTCGAGATTTCAAAACAATTCTGGAGTTATCTTGTAAAAAGTAAAAACATCGATACTCCAAGAGACTTCATCAACCCACTTCCACACATTTCATTCGTACGTGGTGTAAACAACGTGAAGTTCTTAAAAGCACGTTACGAAGCGATGAAACAATTCCCTATGTTCGATAACATCGAATATACAGAAGACATCGAAGTAATGAGAAAATGGATGCCATTAATGATGAAAGGTCGTAGCGCAAGTGACGTTATGGCAGCAAGTAAAATTGATGAAGGTACAGACGTAAACTTCGGTGAGTTAACACGTAAAATGGCACGCAGCATCGAAAAACACCCGAATGCAGCAGTTCATTATAACCACGAAGTAACAAACTTCCACCGCCGTGAAGATGGCAAATGGGAAGTAAAAGTCCGCAACCGTAAAACTGGTAACGTTCAAACTGAAATTGCAGACGTTATCTTTATCGGTGCTGGTGGCGGTGCGATTCCGTTATTACAAAAAACAGGTATCCCTGAAAGTAAAAACTTAGGTGGATTCCCTATTACAGGTCAATTCTTAGCATGTACAAACCCATCTGTTATTGAAGAACATGGGGTGAAAGTTTACGGTAAAGAACCACCTGGTACACCTCCAATGACAGTACCTCACTTAGATACACGTTACATCGATGGTAAGAAAACAATCTTATTCGGACCATTCGCAAGCGTTGGACCTAAATTCTTGAAAAATGGTTCAAACTTAGACTTATTCAAGTCAGTTAAACCATACAATATCACAACGTTGTTAGCGTCTGCTGCGAAAAACTTACCATTATTAAAATACTCTTTTGATCAAATCTTAATGACAAAAGAAGGTTGCATGAACCACTTACGTACATTCGTTCCTGAAGCACGTGACGAAGACTGGGAGTTATATACTGCTGGTAAACGTGTTCAAGTTATCAAAGATACAGAAGAATACGGTAAAGGCTTCATCCAATTTGGTACAGAAGTTGTAAACTCTGAAGATCATACTGTCATTGCATTACTTGGCGAATCACCAGGGGCATCTACTTCAGTATCAGTTGCTTTAGAAGTAATCGAACGCAACTTCCCTGAAGAATTATCAGCTTGGAAAGCCAAAATCCAAAAAATGATTCCTTCTTATGGCAAATCATTAATCGATGATGAAGCATTAATGCGCAAAACACGTGAACAAACTTCTAAAGACTTAGAATTGAACTATTACGAATAA
- a CDS encoding YbaB/EbfC family nucleoid-associated protein, which produces MRGGGNMQQMMKQMQKMQKKMAEEQDKLKEEKIEGTAGGGMVKVIVTGHKEVVDVIINEEVVDPEDVEMLQDLVLAATNEAMNKADELTADRLGKHTKGLNIPGLM; this is translated from the coding sequence ATGCGCGGTGGCGGTAATATGCAACAAATGATGAAACAAATGCAAAAAATGCAAAAGAAAATGGCAGAAGAACAAGATAAATTAAAAGAAGAAAAAATTGAAGGTACAGCTGGCGGTGGCATGGTTAAAGTTATCGTGACAGGTCATAAAGAAGTCGTGGATGTCATCATCAACGAAGAAGTAGTTGATCCAGAAGATGTTGAAATGTTACAAGACTTAGTACTTGCTGCAACAAACGAAGCGATGAACAAAGCAGATGAACTTACAGCAGATCGTCTTGGCAAACATACTAAAGGTCTTAACATTCCAGGATTGATGTAG